The Pedobacter roseus genome contains a region encoding:
- a CDS encoding GxxExxY protein produces MKLQQAGLNYTGEKDFSVVFEKVIVELKSLTGHQPKLFQSQLISYLKASKIKTGLLINFGNTSCEVKRLSV; encoded by the coding sequence ATCAAACTTCAGCAAGCAGGTTTAAATTACACCGGTGAAAAAGATTTCAGTGTTGTATTTGAGAAAGTAATTGTAGAATTAAAATCACTAACAGGACATCAGCCTAAGTTATTTCAAAGTCAACTTATATCATACTTAAAAGCAAGCAAAATTAAAACCGGATTATTGATTAACTTTGGCAACACAAGCTGTGAGGTAAAACGGTTATCAGTGTAG
- a CDS encoding DUF4295 domain-containing protein → MAKKVVATLKTGTGKEYSKVITMVKSPKTGAYSFKELIVHNDHVKDAIASK, encoded by the coding sequence ATGGCAAAGAAAGTAGTTGCAACCCTTAAAACAGGTACAGGTAAAGAATATTCGAAAGTAATTACAATGGTAAAATCACCAAAAACTGGTGCTTACTCATTCAAAGAACTTATCGTACACAACGACCACGTAAAAGATGCTATCGCATCTAAATAA
- the rimO gene encoding 30S ribosomal protein S12 methylthiotransferase RimO, producing the protein MNTKIVRSKSAVKQPKINVITLGCSKNIYDSEVLMGQLRGNNLNVVHESDKMGKDDIVVINTCGFIDNAKQESIDTILQFSELKEAGKIGKVVVTGCLSERYKPELESEITNVDAFFGTNDLQNILHELGANYKHELIGERLLTTPSHFAYFKIAEGCNRPCSFCAIPLMRGKHLSKPMEELVNEAKILAKNGTKELILIAQDLTYYGLDLYGVRKLDELMRRLSDVPGIEWIRLQYAYPSGFPMEILDAMNERDNICKYLDMPLQHITDNMLKSMRRGTTKQKTIDLVNQIRDKVPNIAMRTTLICGYPGETEHDFEEMKEWVAETKFDRLGCFTYSHEEKTHAHTLVDDIPDEVKQQRVDDIMEIQQGISFDINQEKVGKTFKVLVDKKEGDFFVGRTEFDSPEVDNEVLIDAATGYAANGSFVNVKIDRAEDFDLYGTIV; encoded by the coding sequence ATGAATACCAAAATAGTTAGAAGTAAAAGCGCAGTTAAACAACCTAAAATCAATGTAATTACGTTAGGTTGTTCAAAAAACATATACGATTCGGAAGTATTGATGGGCCAGTTGCGTGGCAACAATTTAAATGTTGTGCACGAATCAGACAAAATGGGTAAAGACGATATCGTTGTAATCAATACCTGCGGTTTTATCGATAATGCTAAACAAGAATCAATTGATACCATCCTTCAGTTCAGTGAGCTTAAAGAGGCGGGTAAAATTGGTAAAGTAGTGGTTACAGGTTGTTTGTCTGAGCGTTACAAACCTGAGCTGGAATCTGAAATTACCAACGTTGATGCCTTTTTCGGCACAAACGATTTACAGAATATATTACATGAGTTGGGCGCCAATTACAAACATGAGCTTATTGGTGAACGTTTGCTTACTACCCCATCGCATTTTGCTTATTTCAAAATTGCCGAAGGATGTAACCGTCCATGTTCATTCTGTGCCATTCCATTAATGCGTGGCAAACATTTGAGCAAGCCAATGGAAGAATTAGTTAACGAAGCTAAAATTCTGGCTAAAAATGGCACCAAAGAGCTTATTTTAATTGCTCAGGATCTTACTTATTATGGTTTGGATCTTTATGGCGTGCGTAAATTAGACGAGCTGATGCGCCGCTTATCTGATGTACCAGGTATCGAATGGATCCGTTTACAATATGCCTACCCTTCTGGTTTTCCGATGGAGATTTTAGATGCCATGAACGAACGCGATAACATCTGCAAATACCTGGATATGCCATTACAGCACATTACCGATAACATGCTAAAATCGATGCGCCGTGGCACCACCAAACAAAAAACCATCGATTTAGTTAATCAGATCCGCGATAAAGTACCAAACATTGCCATGCGTACCACATTAATTTGCGGTTATCCGGGCGAAACAGAACATGATTTCGAAGAAATGAAAGAATGGGTTGCCGAAACAAAATTCGACCGTTTAGGCTGTTTTACCTATTCGCATGAGGAAAAAACACATGCGCATACTTTGGTTGATGATATTCCGGATGAAGTAAAACAGCAACGTGTGGATGATATTATGGAAATTCAGCAAGGCATTTCATTCGATATCAATCAGGAAAAAGTAGGCAAAACCTTTAAAGTATTGGTTGATAAAAAAGAAGGCGATTTCTTTGTAGGAAGAACCGAATTCGATTCACCGGAGGTAGATAATGAAGTTTTAATTGATGCCGCAACCGGTTATGCTGCAAACGGAAGTTTTGTTAATGTAAAAATCGACCGTGCCGAAGATTTCGATCTATACGGAACCATTGTATAA
- a CDS encoding polysaccharide deacetylase family protein, translating into MYLIKSPLLLKWYYPSLLWNKSRTEKVIYLTFDDGPIPNVTDFVLKTLKAFNAKATFFCIGDNIVKHPEVFERVKNDGHAIGNHTFNHLKGWKTDDETYLENTLKCQELTQSNLFRPPYGRIKKSQIRSLESLVWSSEFKAPNNSQLPAPSSQLKIVMWDVLSGDFDINLAPEKCYQNVIKHTENGSIIVFHDSLKAFDRLSYTLPRALAYFTEKGFTFSTL; encoded by the coding sequence ATGTACCTGATCAAATCACCGCTTCTGCTAAAATGGTATTATCCATCACTGTTATGGAATAAATCCCGCACCGAAAAAGTTATTTATTTGACCTTTGACGATGGACCTATACCCAATGTTACAGATTTTGTATTAAAAACTTTAAAAGCTTTCAATGCTAAAGCTACATTTTTTTGCATTGGCGACAATATTGTAAAACACCCCGAGGTTTTTGAACGTGTAAAAAACGACGGACATGCCATCGGCAACCACACTTTTAACCATTTAAAAGGCTGGAAAACCGATGATGAAACCTATCTCGAAAATACACTAAAATGCCAGGAACTTACACAATCTAATCTCTTTCGCCCTCCTTACGGGAGGATTAAGAAAAGCCAGATTCGGAGTTTGGAGTCATTAGTTTGGAGTTCGGAGTTTAAAGCGCCAAACAACTCCCAACTCCCAGCTCCCAGCTCCCAACTAAAAATCGTAATGTGGGATGTGCTCAGTGGTGATTTCGATATTAATCTTGCACCCGAAAAATGCTATCAAAATGTGATAAAACATACCGAGAACGGCTCTATAATTGTTTTTCACGATAGTTTAAAAGCATTCGACCGCTTATCTTACACATTGCCCAGGGCATTAGCTTATTTTACTGAAAAAGGTTTCACTTTTTCAACATTGTAG
- the ftsY gene encoding signal recognition particle-docking protein FtsY, protein MGLFDFFKKKETAPEAQEALDKGLEKTKDGFFNKITKAVAGKSSVDDEVLDNLEEVLVTSDVGVSTTLKIIKRIEERVAKDKYLNTSELNFILRDEIQLLLSENNSNDFRQFEYGDHKPYVIMVVGVNGVGKTTTIGKLAHKLKESGLKVVLGAADTFRAAAVDQIKLWGERVGVRVVAQAMGSDPASVAFDTLQSAVASGEDVVIIDTAGRLHNKVGLMNELGKIKQVMQKVVPGAPHEILLVLDASTGQNAFEQCKQFTEATDVNALAITKLDGTAKGGVVIGISDQFRIPVKYIGVGEKIGDLQLFDKKEFVNSLFK, encoded by the coding sequence ATGGGTTTATTCGATTTTTTCAAAAAGAAAGAAACTGCGCCTGAAGCTCAGGAAGCATTGGATAAAGGTTTGGAGAAAACCAAAGATGGTTTCTTCAATAAAATCACCAAGGCCGTAGCAGGAAAATCCTCTGTTGATGATGAAGTACTGGATAACCTCGAAGAAGTTTTGGTAACTTCTGATGTGGGTGTAAGTACCACCTTAAAAATCATCAAACGCATTGAAGAGCGCGTGGCCAAGGATAAATATCTTAATACCTCTGAGCTCAACTTTATTCTCCGTGATGAGATTCAACTGCTGTTATCAGAAAATAACAGTAACGATTTCCGTCAGTTCGAATATGGCGACCATAAACCTTATGTAATTATGGTAGTTGGCGTAAATGGTGTGGGTAAAACCACTACCATCGGAAAACTGGCACATAAACTTAAAGAATCAGGACTCAAGGTTGTTCTCGGTGCCGCAGATACATTTAGGGCTGCAGCTGTAGATCAGATTAAACTTTGGGGCGAACGCGTTGGCGTAAGGGTTGTGGCACAAGCTATGGGTTCCGATCCTGCTTCTGTTGCTTTTGATACCCTGCAATCGGCAGTTGCCAGTGGTGAAGATGTAGTCATTATCGATACAGCCGGACGTTTGCATAATAAAGTTGGCTTAATGAACGAGCTGGGTAAAATTAAACAGGTAATGCAAAAGGTTGTTCCTGGCGCTCCGCACGAAATTTTACTGGTATTGGATGCTTCAACCGGTCAAAATGCTTTTGAGCAGTGCAAACAGTTTACCGAAGCAACAGATGTAAATGCATTGGCCATTACCAAATTAGATGGAACCGCTAAAGGTGGTGTGGTCATCGGAATTTCAGATCAGTTCAGAATCCCGGTTAAATACATCGGTGTTGGAGAAAAAATTGGCGATTTGCAGCTTTTTGATAAAAAAGAGTTTGTGAATAGTTTGTTTAAGTAG
- a CDS encoding erythromycin esterase family protein gives MRKICYLILLLSATFNANSQENNAEKLNWLNKNAVDLKSTYLKTLSAQLGQNVIVGLGEASHGTEEFFQEKNKIVKYLITDQKYTQIGFEVPDEAMAKVNDYVTLGKGDLKVLLKDFRLYHTKSFSDLFEWVKNYNLDPKHVKVEVFGFDNVGYTDPFERDSLMAKNAVERQTKTKTKMIVWSHNLHLLKDTTGGYKAFGYFLNKHYKTDFFNIAFDTYQGKVNTISVNEDGTSEVTAHQLEIPTTGFTALFAKARYDSFFINFRGVNPFSGIKDSITNIWADWRAPYAMPIRLANDFDAIIFIKNTTASLPLN, from the coding sequence ATGAGAAAAATATGCTACTTAATCTTGTTGCTCAGTGCAACTTTTAATGCGAACAGCCAGGAAAATAATGCCGAAAAGCTAAATTGGTTGAATAAAAATGCTGTCGATCTGAAATCTACCTATCTGAAAACGTTATCAGCGCAATTAGGCCAAAACGTTATTGTGGGCCTGGGAGAGGCCTCTCATGGAACAGAAGAGTTCTTCCAGGAAAAAAACAAGATAGTGAAATACCTGATTACGGATCAGAAATATACACAGATCGGTTTCGAAGTTCCGGATGAAGCCATGGCAAAAGTAAACGATTATGTGACCTTGGGAAAAGGCGATTTGAAAGTATTGCTGAAAGATTTCAGGTTGTACCATACGAAATCTTTTTCCGATCTTTTCGAATGGGTAAAAAATTATAATCTTGATCCAAAACATGTCAAAGTAGAAGTTTTTGGCTTTGATAATGTCGGTTACACCGACCCTTTTGAACGCGATAGCCTGATGGCTAAAAATGCTGTAGAACGGCAGACAAAAACCAAAACTAAAATGATTGTTTGGTCGCACAACCTGCATTTATTAAAAGATACTACAGGAGGATATAAAGCATTTGGCTATTTCTTGAATAAACACTACAAAACAGACTTCTTTAACATTGCCTTTGATACTTATCAGGGAAAAGTGAATACGATCAGTGTGAATGAAGATGGTACCAGTGAGGTAACTGCCCACCAGCTTGAAATCCCAACCACAGGTTTTACTGCGCTTTTTGCAAAAGCCAGATACGATAGTTTTTTTATTAATTTCCGTGGCGTTAATCCATTTTCAGGGATAAAAGATTCAATCACCAACATCTGGGCTGATTGGAGAGCGCCTTATGCTATGCCAATAAGATTAGCCAATGATTTTGATGCCATTATTTTTATTAAAAACACCACTGCATCGCTTCCGTTAAATTAG
- a CDS encoding TolC family protein: MPVQIEIIKVVYIDLKQIMKMFTKNKLITGSALLVALSFSQQIKAQEVISIEQAVENTLKNNLNIKQAAFSASLSEENVRQSKNALLPTVNGTVNQSMQWGRSQQVSGLFENTQNYNLSPNLSTNVSLFGGGTKINQIRQNKILLAANQTNVDKVKNDLILQVVTAYLQVLNNQDQVKATQQQLDVANSTLKREQALLDVGNKTLADISQAKSQAATAELNLTNAQNQLTISYLTLGQLMEIQPPMTFKVQAPLVNELNNIQNTYVPSDIYKQALSTFPDIKLAELNSKAAEKAIDVAKGGFFPQISLGGGLGSAYYYQFNSNFPTSKFTNQLSDNFGQYVSMGISIPIFNGFTTRSSVRKAKITWMQRKTDEQISKNNLIKVINQAVADLNAAQSRYSSTQNAFQAQKDAFYVIDQRYNVGLVNSLDYSTAQTNRNKAEIDFILAKYDLLFRAKVIDYYLGKQIVF; the protein is encoded by the coding sequence ATGCCTGTACAGATTGAAATTATTAAAGTTGTTTATATAGATTTGAAACAAATTATGAAGATGTTTACCAAGAATAAGTTAATTACCGGATCTGCGTTATTAGTGGCATTAAGTTTTAGTCAGCAAATTAAGGCTCAGGAAGTGATCAGCATTGAACAAGCGGTCGAAAACACATTAAAAAACAATCTAAACATCAAACAGGCTGCATTTAGTGCTTCTTTGAGTGAAGAAAATGTCCGCCAATCAAAAAATGCTTTATTACCCACTGTAAATGGTACCGTTAACCAATCCATGCAATGGGGTAGGAGTCAGCAAGTATCAGGTTTATTCGAAAACACACAAAATTATAATTTAAGTCCAAATTTGAGTACCAATGTTTCGCTTTTTGGTGGTGGAACAAAGATCAACCAGATCAGACAGAATAAAATTCTATTGGCAGCCAACCAAACCAATGTAGACAAGGTAAAAAATGACCTTATTCTGCAGGTGGTAACGGCTTACCTTCAGGTTTTAAATAACCAGGATCAGGTTAAAGCTACCCAACAACAATTGGATGTTGCCAATTCAACTTTAAAAAGAGAGCAGGCGCTTTTAGATGTTGGGAACAAAACTTTAGCCGATATTTCGCAGGCCAAATCGCAGGCTGCAACCGCTGAGCTTAATTTAACCAATGCGCAGAACCAGTTAACTATATCCTATTTAACTTTAGGACAGTTAATGGAAATTCAGCCGCCAATGACATTTAAAGTACAGGCGCCATTGGTTAACGAATTAAATAATATTCAAAACACTTATGTTCCGAGCGACATTTATAAACAAGCGCTTAGTACATTTCCAGATATTAAATTAGCTGAACTGAACAGCAAAGCAGCCGAAAAAGCAATAGATGTTGCCAAAGGGGGATTTTTTCCGCAGATCAGTTTAGGAGGCGGTTTAGGATCGGCCTATTATTACCAGTTTAATTCAAATTTTCCGACTTCAAAATTTACCAATCAGTTATCTGATAACTTTGGTCAATATGTGAGTATGGGTATATCCATTCCTATTTTTAATGGCTTTACAACCAGATCGTCGGTTAGAAAAGCAAAAATTACCTGGATGCAGCGTAAAACGGATGAGCAGATCTCAAAAAATAACCTGATCAAAGTAATTAATCAGGCAGTAGCTGATTTAAACGCAGCACAAAGCAGATACTCATCTACACAAAATGCTTTTCAGGCACAAAAAGATGCTTTTTATGTAATCGATCAACGTTATAATGTTGGTTTGGTAAACTCTTTAGATTACAGTACTGCACAAACCAATAGAAATAAAGCCGAAATAGATTTTATCTTAGCGAAATACGATTTACTGTTCCGTGCCAAAGTGATTGATTATTATTTAGGCAAACAGATTGTTTTTTAA
- a CDS encoding efflux RND transporter periplasmic adaptor subunit: MKLKHIIITIVAIVALLVILKLAGVIGGDKTEKVTTEKASDKTVVETVTASGKIQPETEVKLSSEVSGEVVELKVKEGDIVKAGQLLCKVRPDVLQSGYERTVASFNAQKASVAAAQQQLAQNQANFVNSEATYKRNVELFNKKVISASEFDSAKAAYLTAKANLASAKENVTGAKFTLEQTGANVKEAGANLAKTTIYAPVDGVVSKLSIELGDRILGTSQMAGTEIMRISNLSSMEVNVDVNENDITRVKVGDKASIEVDAFSDKKFRGVVTEIASSSTAVGTAVSTSVDQVTNFSVKIRITEELAGKQQSIFRPGMSATVDIESESLTGLAIPIQAVFTDNGKSGESQGNQENTDKQKSKLADKKVKQYIYAYDAKTKKVKKTEVTTGIQNDQFIIVKSGVKAGQEIVTGPYSAIQNKLKDGMIVEKTAKDQLFSKDGKK, translated from the coding sequence ATGAAACTGAAGCATATTATTATCACCATAGTTGCTATCGTAGCCCTTCTGGTTATACTTAAACTGGCCGGAGTGATAGGTGGAGACAAAACCGAAAAAGTAACTACAGAAAAGGCATCAGATAAAACTGTTGTAGAAACAGTTACGGCAAGTGGTAAAATCCAGCCAGAAACTGAGGTAAAATTGAGTTCGGAAGTATCTGGAGAGGTAGTAGAATTAAAGGTAAAAGAAGGCGATATTGTTAAAGCAGGTCAATTGCTTTGTAAAGTACGCCCTGATGTATTACAATCGGGTTATGAAAGAACTGTTGCCAGTTTTAACGCGCAAAAGGCCAGTGTAGCTGCAGCGCAACAACAGCTTGCTCAAAACCAGGCTAACTTTGTAAACTCAGAAGCTACTTATAAACGTAATGTAGAGCTTTTTAATAAAAAAGTGATCTCAGCTTCAGAGTTTGATTCGGCCAAAGCTGCCTATTTAACCGCTAAAGCAAATTTAGCCAGCGCAAAAGAAAATGTAACCGGGGCTAAATTTACCTTAGAACAAACTGGTGCAAACGTAAAAGAAGCTGGTGCAAACCTGGCTAAAACTACTATTTATGCACCGGTTGATGGTGTGGTTTCGAAATTATCAATCGAACTGGGCGACCGTATTCTTGGAACCTCGCAAATGGCAGGTACCGAGATTATGCGTATCTCTAACTTGTCATCAATGGAAGTTAACGTTGATGTAAATGAGAACGATATTACCCGCGTTAAAGTGGGCGATAAAGCTTCAATCGAAGTTGATGCTTTCTCTGATAAAAAATTTAGAGGGGTAGTAACCGAAATTGCAAGTTCATCAACCGCTGTGGGTACTGCAGTATCTACCTCGGTAGATCAGGTAACCAATTTCTCGGTAAAAATCAGAATTACTGAAGAACTGGCCGGTAAACAACAATCTATTTTCCGTCCGGGTATGTCGGCTACAGTTGATATTGAAAGTGAATCGTTAACAGGTTTAGCCATTCCAATCCAGGCAGTATTTACCGATAACGGAAAATCTGGTGAAAGCCAGGGTAACCAGGAAAATACTGATAAGCAAAAATCTAAACTGGCCGACAAAAAGGTAAAGCAATATATTTATGCTTACGATGCAAAAACCAAAAAGGTTAAAAAGACAGAGGTAACTACAGGTATCCAGAACGATCAGTTCATTATTGTAAAATCTGGTGTTAAAGCTGGACAAGAAATCGTAACGGGACCTTATTCTGCCATCCAGAACAAATTAAAGGACGGAATGATTGTAGAAAAAACCGCTAAAGACCAATTGTTTAGCAAAGACGGCAAAAAGTAA
- a CDS encoding GxxExxY protein codes for MQTIIGCCYEVHNPLGPGFPEKIYGMG; via the coding sequence ATGCAAACCATTATAGGCTGTTGTTATGAAGTTCATAATCCGTTAGGGCCAGGGTTTCCGGAGAAAATATATGGAATGGGCTAA
- a CDS encoding type II toxin-antitoxin system VapC family toxin, whose product MNILFDTNIFIDISLKRHPFFDDSFEALNKVDDININGFILASTFTDIYYICKKNIGHTKTIDILTTLISTINILGINKDTIIFAIHSNFSDFEDAVQNAAAELNQIDLIVTRNTKDFAGGKIPAQTPTDFLKNIINN is encoded by the coding sequence ATGAATATTCTATTTGACACCAATATTTTTATAGATATTAGTCTTAAAAGACATCCTTTTTTTGATGATTCTTTCGAGGCGCTGAACAAGGTTGATGACATAAATATAAATGGATTCATTTTAGCTTCAACTTTCACCGACATATATTACATCTGTAAAAAAAATATAGGCCACACTAAAACAATAGATATTCTTACTACACTTATAAGTACGATCAATATTCTTGGCATTAATAAAGATACGATCATCTTCGCAATCCATTCCAATTTTTCAGATTTCGAAGATGCTGTACAAAATGCTGCTGCAGAGCTAAATCAGATTGATCTTATCGTAACTAGAAATACAAAAGATTTCGCAGGTGGCAAAATACCTGCACAAACACCTACCGATTTCTTAAAAAACATAATTAATAACTAA
- the rpmG gene encoding 50S ribosomal protein L33 has translation MAKKGNRVQVILECTEHKESGMPGMSRYISTKNRKNTTERLELKKFNPVLRKVTVHKEIK, from the coding sequence ACAGAGTTCAGGTTATTTTAGAATGTACTGAACATAAAGAAAGTGGCATGCCAGGTATGTCTAGATATATTTCTACCAAAAACCGTAAAAACACTACTGAGAGATTAGAATTGAAAAAATTCAATCCAGTATTGAGAAAAGTAACCGTACATAAAGAAATTAAATAG
- a CDS encoding NAD(P)H-dependent glycerol-3-phosphate dehydrogenase yields the protein MVPKIAMIGGGSWATAIVKMLADNLAEKEIFWWMRNESAIEHIKKFKHNPNYISSVEIKLSQDDHISSDINSIIKSADFVILNVPAAFLKTTLASITAEDLKGKKIVSAIKGIVPEDNLIIGEFMHEKYGIPYHDILVVSGPCHAEEVALEKLSYLTIACTNVEQASTFASFLNTRYIKTNVSDDIFGTEYAAVLKNIYAVASGICHGIGYGDNFQAVLISNAIREIKRFVDAVHPIDRDIMESAYLGDLLVTAYSQFSRNRTFGNMVGKGYTVKSAQLEMNMVAEGYYAVKCMHIKNQACNVDMPICKAVHSIIYENRSPHIEMKLLAEKLN from the coding sequence ATGGTACCTAAAATAGCAATGATAGGGGGTGGGAGCTGGGCTACTGCCATTGTAAAAATGCTTGCAGATAATTTAGCTGAAAAGGAAATTTTTTGGTGGATGCGGAATGAAAGTGCTATAGAGCACATCAAGAAATTTAAGCATAATCCTAATTATATCAGTTCTGTTGAGATAAAACTCAGCCAGGATGATCATATTTCATCTGATATCAATTCGATTATAAAATCTGCCGATTTTGTAATTTTAAACGTTCCTGCGGCATTCTTAAAAACCACACTAGCTTCTATCACTGCTGAAGATTTAAAAGGAAAAAAAATCGTTTCGGCCATAAAGGGTATCGTGCCTGAAGATAACCTGATTATCGGGGAGTTTATGCACGAGAAATATGGTATTCCCTACCACGATATTTTAGTGGTGAGCGGTCCATGCCATGCCGAAGAAGTTGCTTTAGAAAAACTATCTTATTTAACCATTGCCTGTACCAATGTTGAACAGGCATCAACTTTTGCTTCTTTTTTAAATACCCGTTACATCAAAACAAACGTTTCCGACGATATTTTCGGTACGGAATACGCGGCTGTTTTAAAAAATATTTATGCAGTGGCCAGTGGTATCTGTCATGGAATTGGTTATGGCGATAATTTTCAGGCAGTATTGATCAGCAATGCCATCCGCGAGATTAAACGTTTTGTAGATGCGGTTCACCCCATCGATAGGGATATTATGGAATCCGCATATCTGGGTGATTTATTGGTTACTGCCTATTCGCAATTTAGCCGCAACCGTACCTTTGGCAACATGGTAGGAAAAGGTTATACCGTAAAATCGGCGCAGCTCGAAATGAATATGGTTGCCGAAGGTTATTATGCTGTAAAATGTATGCACATTAAAAATCAGGCTTGTAATGTAGATATGCCGATCTGTAAGGCGGTGCATAGTATTATCTATGAAAACCGATCGCCGCACATCGAGATGAAATTATTGGCAGAGAAATTAAACTAA